A genomic segment from Microbacterium sp. SORGH_AS_0428 encodes:
- a CDS encoding LLM class flavin-dependent oxidoreductase, translated as MSLFAGFSAAPTWMRGEAWRRPDSRVEELFSGAPIVDAVVMAEAAGFDVAFRPDALTLPVDSVGRDPAHLGLDPIVQTAQLAMATRTIGLIATVSATFTEPYAAARQLVSLEHLAPGRIGWNVVTSRSGDTQFSRSRPPSSSERWRRAEEFIDVVESLRRGFPADAFVVDRAASVLVDIERVRPIDHVGAHFRVAGPLPLPVPSEQTLPLMVAGGGEATVSLAGRRADALFAAAIEAVDAATQRAAIQDAAVAAGRTERPRLLPGISLLLADTREEAAEIERATYPSGGGRRTVGPHWSVVGTASDAVAAIAARARAGVIDGFIAFPVGSWHSVELLCASVMPRLRELGLVAVTPTAHFRPHEVRSSRTEGSE; from the coding sequence ATGAGCCTGTTTGCGGGATTCTCCGCAGCGCCGACCTGGATGCGCGGTGAAGCCTGGCGCCGGCCCGATTCACGCGTGGAGGAGCTCTTCTCCGGCGCTCCGATCGTCGATGCCGTGGTGATGGCGGAGGCGGCGGGTTTCGACGTCGCGTTCCGACCGGACGCCCTGACCCTCCCCGTGGACAGCGTCGGACGCGACCCTGCCCACTTGGGCCTGGACCCGATCGTGCAGACGGCGCAACTGGCCATGGCGACGCGGACGATCGGATTGATCGCAACGGTCTCCGCGACGTTCACCGAGCCTTATGCGGCCGCGCGTCAGCTGGTCTCCCTCGAGCACCTCGCACCGGGGCGGATCGGTTGGAACGTCGTCACCTCGCGAAGCGGCGATACGCAATTCTCACGGTCGAGGCCACCGAGCTCATCGGAGCGATGGCGACGTGCCGAGGAGTTCATCGACGTCGTCGAATCGCTGCGACGCGGATTCCCCGCGGACGCCTTCGTCGTGGACCGTGCCGCGTCGGTGCTGGTGGACATCGAGCGAGTGCGACCCATCGACCACGTCGGTGCGCACTTCCGGGTAGCAGGGCCGTTGCCGCTGCCGGTACCGTCCGAGCAGACCCTGCCGCTCATGGTGGCAGGTGGGGGAGAAGCCACGGTGTCATTGGCGGGACGGCGGGCCGACGCGTTGTTCGCCGCGGCGATCGAAGCCGTGGACGCCGCGACCCAGCGTGCGGCGATCCAGGACGCGGCGGTCGCCGCGGGTCGGACAGAGCGACCGCGCCTGCTCCCCGGCATCAGCCTTCTGCTTGCCGACACACGTGAAGAGGCTGCCGAGATCGAGCGCGCGACCTACCCGTCGGGCGGTGGGCGACGTACGGTCGGGCCGCACTGGTCCGTGGTGGGTACCGCCTCGGACGCCGTCGCCGCGATCGCCGCGCGAGCCCGTGCGGGCGTCATCGACGGCTTCATCGCTTTCCCGGTGGGTTCGTGGCACTCCGTCGAATTGCTGTGCGCATCCGTCATGCCGCGGCTTCGCGAGCTCGGACTCGTGGCTGTCACGCCGACCGCGCACTTTCGTCCACACGAGGTGCGCTCCTCACGCACAGAAGGATCAGAATGA
- a CDS encoding glycosyl hydrolase family 28 protein, with protein sequence MRNRFVAVGTMLALLVLSGCAGPAGISSAGQLASGDRRQVSEPVAPIRTCATVSAQRTLTGGAGDDADEAAPPDTARIQQALDDCARTDDSVVAVRLAASDTLTDFLSGPLTVRQGEVLLLDSTVTLYGSRNPADYQIAGRETCGTVGRSGGGCAPLLTLSGAHTGLTSAPDAAGRQGRIDGRGGQTMWGAQQSWWDLAQAAKGHGMQNVPRLVQASKADDVTLHDIDLVDAAGIHVSFQDADGLTVWGVRIQTPATARNTDGIDPAGATDVTIADSWIMDGDDGIAIKAGSEPSAHISILGNHFFGTHGISIGSETTAGVSDVLVADDTVSGTDALGNASAASTGIRIKSSPKVGGIVRQVTYRRICLDAVKAPLDIDPFYGGSNGPNVPRFQDIVVSDLRATNSPRGATSVLKGADAAHPLRVRLENIDVDARPVQASDADITAAGVVFGGAELSSESSDVHVSDADAPTPAEATPCVFPSYPAL encoded by the coding sequence GTGCGGAACCGATTCGTCGCTGTGGGCACGATGCTTGCTCTCCTGGTGCTCAGCGGGTGTGCCGGCCCGGCCGGGATCTCGTCGGCCGGACAGCTCGCCTCGGGGGACCGGCGCCAGGTCTCCGAACCCGTCGCGCCCATCCGGACCTGTGCGACGGTGTCAGCTCAACGCACCCTGACAGGCGGTGCGGGCGACGACGCCGACGAGGCTGCACCGCCCGACACCGCACGTATCCAGCAGGCGCTCGACGATTGCGCCAGGACCGACGATTCGGTCGTGGCGGTTCGGCTGGCCGCATCCGACACGCTGACCGACTTCCTGAGCGGTCCGTTGACCGTGCGCCAGGGTGAAGTCCTCCTCCTCGATTCGACGGTGACGCTCTACGGCTCACGCAATCCCGCCGACTACCAGATCGCGGGTCGAGAGACCTGTGGCACGGTGGGCAGAAGCGGCGGTGGGTGCGCGCCGCTGCTGACTCTCTCCGGTGCGCACACCGGTCTGACGTCGGCACCCGATGCGGCAGGGCGCCAGGGCCGCATCGACGGACGCGGGGGACAGACGATGTGGGGAGCGCAGCAGAGCTGGTGGGACCTCGCACAGGCGGCGAAGGGCCACGGGATGCAGAACGTGCCGCGGCTCGTCCAAGCGTCGAAGGCGGATGACGTCACCTTGCACGACATCGACCTCGTCGACGCCGCCGGCATCCATGTGTCCTTCCAGGATGCGGATGGGCTCACGGTCTGGGGCGTGCGCATCCAGACACCCGCGACCGCGCGGAACACCGACGGGATCGACCCGGCAGGAGCGACCGACGTCACCATCGCCGACTCGTGGATCATGGACGGCGACGACGGCATCGCCATCAAGGCCGGCTCAGAGCCGTCGGCGCACATCTCGATCCTCGGGAACCACTTCTTCGGAACCCACGGCATCTCGATCGGCAGCGAGACGACGGCCGGCGTGAGCGACGTGCTCGTCGCCGACGACACCGTCAGCGGCACCGACGCACTCGGCAACGCGAGCGCGGCATCCACCGGCATCCGGATCAAGAGCTCGCCCAAGGTCGGCGGCATCGTGCGGCAGGTGACGTACCGCCGCATCTGCCTAGATGCCGTCAAGGCTCCGCTCGACATCGATCCGTTCTACGGCGGCTCGAACGGTCCGAACGTCCCGCGGTTCCAGGACATCGTGGTGTCGGACCTGCGCGCCACGAACTCGCCACGGGGCGCGACCTCGGTGCTGAAAGGAGCGGACGCCGCGCATCCGCTGCGCGTGCGACTCGAGAACATCGATGTGGATGCGCGCCCGGTACAGGCCTCGGACGCGGACATCACCGCCGCCGGTGTCGTCTTCGGCGGAGCGGAGTTGAGTTCGGAGAGTTCCGACGTGCACGTCTCGGATGCGGATGCGCCGACCCCCGCCGAGGCGACGCCGTGCGTGTTCCCGTCCTATCCCGCGCTGTGA
- a CDS encoding SUMF1/EgtB/PvdO family nonheme iron enzyme, whose product MVDIEMRALDGGTVTLGDARGRSRRTVEVEAFEIGVYPVTEEVLAELLGIEVRHPRVPATHLSWLRAVRLCNAASEWEGLDPAYGFDGAEVTWHQDADGYRLPTEAEWEYACRAGSTAAHYGPLAEVAWTAADGAARPQPVGGKMPNLNGLFDTLGNVWEWCWDLLDPSGDDDRRVFRGGSFASDAFSARASTRRGALPDAGADDIGMRLARGPHEA is encoded by the coding sequence ATGGTCGATATCGAGATGCGGGCGCTCGATGGCGGCACGGTGACGCTGGGCGACGCGCGAGGACGATCGCGGCGCACCGTCGAAGTCGAGGCCTTCGAGATCGGGGTGTACCCCGTGACGGAAGAGGTCCTGGCGGAGCTTCTCGGCATCGAGGTGCGCCACCCGCGCGTGCCCGCCACACACCTGAGCTGGCTGCGCGCGGTTCGCTTGTGCAACGCCGCATCCGAGTGGGAGGGACTCGATCCCGCCTACGGATTCGACGGCGCGGAGGTCACCTGGCACCAGGATGCCGACGGGTACCGGCTCCCGACCGAGGCGGAGTGGGAGTACGCGTGCCGCGCCGGATCCACGGCCGCGCATTACGGTCCGCTGGCGGAGGTCGCGTGGACGGCGGCCGACGGAGCGGCTCGTCCTCAGCCGGTGGGCGGCAAGATGCCGAACCTCAACGGCCTCTTCGACACGCTCGGCAACGTGTGGGAGTGGTGCTGGGACCTCCTCGATCCGTCGGGCGACGACGATCGTCGGGTCTTCCGCGGCGGCAGCTTCGCGAGTGACGCGTTCAGTGCCCGAGCATCCACGCGTCGTGGCGCGCTTCCGGATGCGGGCGCAGACGACATCGGGATGCGCCTGGCCCGCGGTCCGCACGAGGCATAA
- a CDS encoding amino acid permease codes for MSLLRTKSVEQSIADTEEPEFRLKKSLGALDLTVFGVGVVIGAGIFTLTGRAAHEVAGPSIVVSFVIAAIACALAAMCYAEFASTVPVSGSAYTFSYASLGEFFAWIIGWDLILEMFLGASVVAQGWSAYLGAFLEQLGIVLPERLSHGGVVDVPAILLVLVLGTLMTIGIKESLRVNLVLVAVKLFIVLFVIVAGLMFVNPANYTPFVPAAESTASASGLTQPLLQFLSGIEPATFGVGGILAGAALVFFAYIGFDVVATTAEETRRPQRDMPIGIIASLIICTILYCAVALVVTGMVSYRDLDPDAALANAFAYHGQSWMATVISAGAVAGLTTVVLTLLIGATRIIFAMSRDGLLPQKLARVHARWRTPWVISIVVTVIVAVVAGVTPVGVLEQMVNIGTLSAFVLVSVGVVVLRRTRPDLKRGFRVPWSPVLPIISALICTYLMLNLSVETWLRFLIWLALGVGIYFAYSRRHSRVGTGDFLNPATPRVVSTPKE; via the coding sequence GTGAGTCTTCTCCGCACCAAGTCGGTCGAGCAGTCCATCGCCGACACCGAGGAACCGGAGTTCCGCCTCAAGAAGTCGCTCGGCGCGCTCGATCTCACCGTCTTCGGCGTCGGTGTCGTGATCGGCGCGGGAATCTTCACGCTCACGGGACGTGCCGCACACGAGGTCGCCGGTCCGTCGATCGTCGTCAGTTTCGTGATCGCCGCGATCGCCTGCGCCCTCGCGGCCATGTGTTACGCCGAGTTCGCCTCGACCGTGCCGGTGTCGGGTTCGGCGTACACGTTCTCGTACGCGTCGCTCGGCGAGTTCTTCGCCTGGATCATCGGATGGGACCTCATCCTCGAGATGTTCCTCGGAGCGAGCGTGGTCGCGCAGGGATGGAGCGCGTACCTCGGCGCCTTCCTCGAACAGCTCGGCATCGTGCTCCCGGAGCGGCTCTCGCACGGCGGCGTGGTGGACGTGCCGGCCATCCTGCTCGTCCTGGTCCTCGGCACCCTGATGACGATCGGCATCAAGGAGTCGCTGCGGGTCAATCTCGTCCTGGTCGCGGTGAAGCTCTTCATCGTGCTGTTCGTCATCGTCGCGGGTCTCATGTTCGTCAATCCGGCCAACTACACCCCGTTCGTGCCGGCGGCCGAGAGCACCGCATCCGCTTCCGGCCTCACGCAGCCGCTCCTGCAGTTCCTCTCCGGCATCGAGCCGGCCACGTTCGGCGTCGGCGGCATCCTCGCCGGCGCAGCGCTCGTGTTCTTCGCCTACATCGGGTTCGATGTCGTCGCCACCACGGCGGAGGAGACGCGGCGCCCGCAGCGCGACATGCCGATCGGCATCATCGCCTCGCTCATCATCTGCACGATCCTCTACTGCGCCGTCGCGCTCGTGGTGACCGGCATGGTCTCGTACCGCGACCTCGACCCTGACGCCGCCCTCGCCAACGCGTTCGCGTACCACGGACAGTCCTGGATGGCGACGGTGATCTCGGCCGGCGCGGTCGCCGGTCTCACGACCGTCGTGCTGACACTGCTCATCGGTGCGACGCGCATCATCTTCGCGATGTCGCGCGACGGCCTGCTCCCGCAGAAGCTGGCGCGCGTGCACGCGCGCTGGCGCACCCCGTGGGTCATCTCGATCGTGGTGACGGTCATCGTCGCCGTCGTCGCGGGTGTCACCCCCGTGGGCGTGCTCGAGCAGATGGTCAACATCGGCACACTGTCGGCGTTCGTGCTGGTGTCTGTCGGTGTCGTGGTCCTGCGTCGCACCCGGCCTGATCTGAAGCGCGGCTTCCGCGTGCCGTGGAGCCCCGTGCTGCCGATCATCTCCGCCCTGATCTGCACGTACCTGATGCTGAACCTCTCGGTCGAGACGTGGCTGCGCTTCCTCATCTGGCTCGCCCTCGGCGTCGGGATCTACTTCGCGTACTCCCGGCGTCACTCGCGGGTCGGCACCGGCGACTTCCTGAATCCGGCGACGCCGCGGGTCGTCTCCACTCCGAAGGAGTGA
- a CDS encoding CPBP family intramembrane glutamic endopeptidase: MTWLVWAPLVTQAQQGALTTVPWTFFFGSLGPACAAVAASVWEGGWREVARWARRAFSLRFAARWWIAAIGMPVAYFVIGYGVATVVTGAWPDASQFGATDKLPGLAWPLVAVVWVVTFGLGEESGWRGWLLPALTRRMSVFWATLIVAAVWIAWHAPAFLFNPTYTAMGPGIIGWMLALVTGSFLLSWMAQGARWSIVPVLIWHAGFDLLTAADQSAGVIASTISAIVMAQGAVCAWLLWRDARARRVPAPMLSP, from the coding sequence GTGACGTGGCTCGTGTGGGCGCCGTTGGTGACGCAGGCGCAACAGGGCGCGCTCACCACCGTTCCGTGGACGTTCTTCTTCGGCTCTCTCGGACCGGCGTGCGCAGCCGTGGCCGCATCCGTCTGGGAAGGCGGATGGCGTGAGGTGGCGCGGTGGGCGCGGCGCGCGTTCTCCTTGCGGTTCGCTGCGCGGTGGTGGATCGCCGCGATCGGTATGCCTGTGGCCTACTTCGTCATCGGATACGGAGTCGCGACGGTGGTGACGGGGGCATGGCCCGATGCCTCGCAGTTCGGCGCGACCGACAAACTGCCCGGCCTGGCGTGGCCGCTGGTGGCTGTCGTGTGGGTCGTGACGTTCGGGCTGGGGGAGGAGTCGGGCTGGCGCGGGTGGCTCCTGCCCGCCCTCACCCGCAGGATGTCCGTCTTCTGGGCGACGCTCATCGTCGCCGCGGTGTGGATCGCCTGGCACGCTCCCGCGTTCCTCTTCAACCCCACCTACACCGCTATGGGCCCTGGGATCATCGGCTGGATGCTCGCCCTCGTGACGGGGTCGTTCCTCCTGTCGTGGATGGCGCAGGGTGCACGTTGGAGCATCGTGCCGGTGCTGATCTGGCATGCCGGGTTCGATCTGCTGACGGCCGCCGATCAATCCGCGGGCGTCATCGCGTCGACGATCAGCGCGATCGTCATGGCGCAGGGGGCGGTGTGCGCGTGGTTGCTGTGGCGAGATGCTCGCGCGCGCCGAGTGCCCGCCCCTATGCTCAGCCCATGA
- a CDS encoding ABC transporter ATP-binding protein, with amino-acid sequence MALTQNSLEARELTLGYHEHTIIEALDVLIPEGRVTVIVGANACGKSTLLRGLARLLVPASGWVLLGGEDIRRMPPKVLARRVGFLPQTASAPDGVTVAELVARGRFPHQRLLQQWSPEDAAAVNAAMRATGVSGLRERAVDELSGGQRQRVWIAMLLAQQTPVMLLDEPTTYLDIAHQMEVLELCRRLNRAEARTVVLVLHDLDQACRYADHLIVMREGRILGSGSPADVMTEQVLAEAFGLRALVQPHPVTGTPMVVPIAPLDSTERESVA; translated from the coding sequence ATGGCGTTGACGCAAAACTCGCTGGAAGCGCGAGAACTCACGCTCGGCTATCACGAACACACGATCATCGAAGCGCTCGACGTGCTCATTCCGGAGGGCCGCGTGACGGTGATCGTCGGAGCGAATGCCTGCGGCAAATCTACGCTGCTGCGCGGTCTTGCACGCCTGCTCGTTCCGGCATCGGGGTGGGTCCTGCTCGGCGGCGAGGACATTCGTCGCATGCCGCCGAAAGTGTTGGCGCGGAGGGTGGGCTTCTTGCCCCAGACCGCGTCCGCGCCCGATGGCGTCACCGTCGCCGAGCTCGTCGCACGCGGGCGCTTTCCTCATCAGCGTCTGCTCCAGCAGTGGTCGCCGGAGGATGCGGCGGCGGTGAACGCCGCGATGCGTGCCACGGGTGTGAGCGGGCTGCGTGAGCGCGCCGTCGACGAACTGTCTGGGGGACAGCGTCAGCGGGTATGGATCGCAATGCTGTTGGCGCAGCAGACACCGGTCATGCTGCTGGATGAACCGACCACGTACCTCGACATCGCGCATCAGATGGAGGTGCTGGAACTCTGCCGTCGGCTCAACCGCGCCGAAGCGCGGACCGTCGTTCTGGTGCTGCACGATCTCGATCAGGCATGCCGCTACGCCGACCACCTGATCGTGATGCGTGAGGGGCGGATCCTCGGCAGCGGCTCTCCCGCGGATGTGATGACCGAACAGGTGCTCGCAGAGGCATTCGGGCTGCGCGCCCTGGTGCAGCCCCATCCCGTCACGGGGACACCGATGGTGGTGCCGATCGCCCCGCTGGACTCGACGGAACGGGAGAGCGTCGCATGA
- a CDS encoding DUF262 domain-containing protein has translation MATATNVDATAVNTIAWLSDPDLAIVVPVYQRQYRWDIGGCEQLLADVRQVADLPEGHTHFLASILSSRGGDSDDAELVLIDGQQRITTLMLLVAALEHTVRESDPALAGHLHDVLVRGGETHRTKLRPHRAWADVFESVVLDRREADAADRTSRFDDNYAFFRSQIRPEEASRIWRGLQRLEHVAIALGADANAQQIFESLNSTGEPLRDHELIHNYILMGLTHAEQTAIEERFWLPIEQNTGEAIADFWRHYLVMRTGRELTGGTTRAVYDAFRGEFPVLEAETLERDAAEWKAYSEIYRVLLEPAHAADEGVAAQLRFLGTFGRGTFPLVMAAYRDHEQGVIARDTLIETLEDLQALLLRRLVAGLTNDRLVARLCRARADGPEALSHAFGRITPSDERMRIALKFTPLPHPAYVLARLAGRDSAADLDVEHIVPLAPGDGWSGDGLRSWSEFSEDEQNSHRALAATLGNLTLLEEPLAERALDRSFPDKRGLYRRSGIEMTASVADLEAWNTAAISRRTVELIDRFLTVWRRRADVLIDDDDLTPILDAKKRRGFPPGWQQEWSYVEYRGEHWEIYDIASLFNRIFKRLWADAREDLVSFSARRGGPVYETRAWNGQWDELGDGAFLYMGWDSRYMLAAVQGVLEEAGIAAEVFVKYSYIGNAMRD, from the coding sequence ATGGCCACCGCCACCAACGTCGATGCGACCGCCGTCAACACGATCGCCTGGCTCAGCGATCCCGACCTCGCCATCGTCGTGCCCGTCTATCAGCGGCAGTACCGCTGGGACATCGGCGGGTGCGAGCAGCTGTTGGCCGACGTCCGCCAGGTGGCCGATCTCCCGGAGGGGCACACGCACTTCCTGGCCTCCATCCTGTCGTCTCGCGGCGGGGACTCCGACGACGCCGAACTCGTGCTGATCGACGGCCAGCAGCGCATCACGACCCTCATGCTGCTGGTCGCCGCTCTCGAGCACACCGTGCGCGAGTCCGACCCCGCATTGGCAGGGCACCTGCACGACGTGCTCGTACGCGGCGGCGAGACCCACCGGACGAAGCTGCGCCCCCACCGGGCGTGGGCGGATGTCTTCGAGAGCGTGGTGCTCGACCGACGGGAGGCCGACGCCGCAGATCGCACATCGCGCTTCGACGACAACTACGCGTTCTTCCGCAGCCAGATCCGCCCCGAAGAGGCGTCGCGGATCTGGCGGGGGCTGCAGCGCCTCGAGCACGTCGCCATCGCACTCGGCGCCGATGCCAATGCGCAGCAGATCTTCGAGAGCCTGAACTCGACGGGTGAACCCCTGCGGGATCACGAACTGATCCACAACTACATCCTCATGGGGCTCACTCACGCGGAGCAGACCGCGATCGAGGAGCGCTTCTGGCTGCCGATCGAGCAGAACACGGGCGAAGCGATCGCGGACTTCTGGCGTCACTACCTCGTGATGCGCACCGGCCGCGAGCTCACGGGCGGCACGACGCGCGCCGTTTACGACGCGTTCCGCGGCGAGTTCCCCGTGCTCGAGGCCGAGACGCTGGAGAGGGATGCGGCCGAATGGAAGGCCTACTCCGAGATCTACCGCGTGCTCCTCGAACCCGCGCACGCTGCCGACGAAGGCGTCGCCGCGCAGCTTCGCTTCCTCGGCACGTTCGGGCGGGGCACCTTCCCGCTGGTCATGGCCGCGTACCGCGACCACGAGCAGGGCGTCATCGCCCGCGACACGTTGATCGAGACGCTGGAGGATCTGCAGGCGCTGCTGCTGCGGCGACTGGTCGCCGGCCTCACCAACGACCGCCTCGTCGCCCGTCTGTGTCGCGCGCGCGCCGACGGCCCCGAGGCGCTCAGTCACGCCTTCGGGCGCATCACGCCGTCCGACGAGCGGATGCGGATCGCCCTCAAGTTCACTCCCCTGCCGCATCCGGCCTATGTGCTGGCGCGCCTCGCCGGGCGCGACTCCGCGGCAGACCTCGACGTCGAGCACATCGTCCCGCTGGCCCCGGGCGACGGGTGGAGCGGCGACGGCCTCCGCTCCTGGAGCGAGTTCTCGGAGGACGAGCAGAACAGTCACCGCGCCCTGGCAGCGACCCTGGGCAACCTCACGCTGCTCGAGGAGCCGCTGGCGGAGCGGGCGCTCGATCGTTCGTTCCCGGACAAGCGCGGCCTGTATCGCCGCAGCGGGATCGAAATGACCGCATCCGTCGCCGACCTCGAGGCGTGGAACACGGCCGCGATCTCCCGGCGCACCGTCGAGCTCATCGACCGGTTCTTGACGGTGTGGCGCCGCAGGGCCGATGTGCTCATCGACGACGACGATCTGACCCCCATCCTCGATGCGAAGAAGCGCCGCGGCTTCCCGCCGGGCTGGCAGCAGGAATGGTCGTACGTGGAGTACCGCGGCGAGCACTGGGAGATCTACGACATCGCGTCCCTGTTCAACCGCATCTTCAAGCGACTGTGGGCTGATGCCCGCGAGGATCTGGTGTCGTTCAGCGCGCGGCGCGGCGGCCCGGTGTACGAGACCCGCGCGTGGAACGGCCAGTGGGACGAGCTCGGCGACGGCGCTTTCCTCTACATGGGCTGGGACTCGCGGTACATGCTCGCTGCCGTTCAGGGAGTGCTCGAGGAGGCGGGGATCGCAGCGGAGGTCTTCGTGAAGTACTCCTACATCGGCAACGCGATGCGCGACTGA
- a CDS encoding siderophore-interacting protein, with amino-acid sequence MSKAADAEDAERDLWGTRIERVPTLGRRLLRVVGARHLAPRYRRITFRAEDLHDGFPFRAFAPSDHVKLFFPDPLSGRLAFPVVTDHGWHVPPELGTPIFRDYTVRGYEREAGELTIDFVVHPHGIAGSWAARARPGDEIGQLGPRGNILFPTDYPHYLAAGDETALPAIMRVLEEAPIGSRVTAVVEVDGAADEQPLDVRDGVDADIRWVHRIGARVVGGGCSPLETAIRSVPLPGSEPAFVFVAGEATALTPIRRYLRRELGLAKVRVDVDGYWKQGVTNLDHHAELDDDS; translated from the coding sequence ATGAGCAAAGCGGCAGACGCAGAGGATGCGGAACGTGACCTGTGGGGAACACGGATCGAGAGGGTGCCCACACTCGGTCGGCGTCTGCTCCGTGTGGTGGGCGCGCGCCATCTCGCTCCCCGTTATCGCCGGATCACCTTCCGGGCGGAGGATCTGCACGATGGGTTTCCCTTCCGTGCCTTCGCGCCGAGCGACCACGTCAAGCTGTTCTTTCCCGATCCGCTGAGCGGTCGGCTCGCCTTTCCGGTGGTCACGGACCACGGTTGGCACGTACCGCCGGAGCTCGGCACGCCGATCTTCCGCGATTACACGGTGCGCGGGTACGAACGGGAGGCGGGAGAGCTCACGATCGATTTCGTCGTGCATCCTCACGGCATCGCAGGCTCGTGGGCCGCGCGTGCGCGACCCGGGGACGAGATCGGCCAGCTCGGGCCGCGCGGAAACATCCTCTTTCCCACGGATTACCCGCACTATCTGGCGGCGGGAGATGAGACAGCGCTGCCGGCGATCATGCGTGTCCTCGAGGAGGCGCCGATCGGCTCTCGGGTCACCGCAGTGGTGGAGGTGGACGGTGCCGCTGACGAACAGCCGCTGGACGTCCGGGACGGGGTCGACGCGGACATTCGCTGGGTGCACCGTATCGGTGCGCGCGTCGTCGGCGGAGGCTGTTCGCCGCTCGAAACCGCCATCAGATCCGTGCCCCTGCCCGGCTCGGAACCCGCGTTCGTCTTCGTCGCGGGCGAAGCGACGGCGCTGACACCCATACGCCGTTACCTCCGGCGAGAGCTGGGCCTTGCGAAGGTTCGCGTGGACGTCGACGGGTATTGGAAGCAGGGCGTCACCAACCTGGATCATCACGCCGAGCTCGACGACGACTCGTAG